A portion of the Sebastes fasciatus isolate fSebFas1 chromosome 2, fSebFas1.pri, whole genome shotgun sequence genome contains these proteins:
- the mns1 gene encoding meiosis-specific nuclear structural protein 1, whose protein sequence is MNRHLPHSQQQRMRSQRQDQEQYRQQEARRVDRERQQQAGLKDEESCERRRYQRQVQQELRDMQMESALMKAEEERINREKLFEQEERMAKELARINAETQRDEKMRQHIKENSLELRELESKLKYAYLNKERAAQIAEHEAMRFATMREEADLARKLNSERERAAAEKQKLEQKRHEELAQYQRELEQQLEEKERRKQEAYEEFLKEKLMVDEIIRKIYEEDQMERQLKLEKVRATQQHIEEFKKQQAEWRRMEQEKTEAENKRIMEFASQQNYMEENRLAKLREREEAKEHLHKILSEKIAEERQQREEMEQVREELYLEEQEEANRQKEIQEMENKIRQRLMLQQTCQQQMAFKQMRRQAEKEEEETFSKMMMAKFAEDDRLEQMNAQKRRMKQLEHKREVEKLIEYRRRQREADLELEAKERAMEQEREAQRRQIIEEERQRLLKRHATKLLGYLPKGLLREDDLEHFDEDFRKNFKARQADVFSGDGWEEDE, encoded by the exons ATG AACCGTCACTTGCCTCACAGCCAGCAGCAGAGGATGAGGTCTCAGCGGCAGGACCAGGAGCAGTACCGGCAGCAGGAGGCCCGGCGGGTGGACCGAGAGAGGCAGCAACAGGCCGGTCTGAAGGACGAGGAGagctgtgagaggaggaggTACCAGAGACAGGTGCAGCAGGAGCTCAGGGACATGCAGATGGAGAGCGCTCTGATGAAG gcagaggaggagagaataaacagagaaaagctatttgaacaagaggagaggatggcTAAAGAACTGGCCCGCATCAACGCTGAGACGCAGAGAGATGAGAAAATGAGGCAGCATATTAAAGAGAACAG CCTGGAGCTTCGAGAGCTGGAGTCAAAGCTGAAGTATGCATATCTGAATAAGGAAAGAGCTGCACAGATTGCTGAGCATGAAGCTATGAGGTTTGCGACAATG CGTGAGGAGGCAGACTTGGCTCGCAAGTTGAACAGCGAACGCGAGCGAGCAGCCGCTGAGAAGCAGAAGCTGGAGCAGAAACGCCACGAGGAGCTGGCGCAGTACCAGAGGGAGCTGGAGCAGCAGCTCGAGGAGAAGGAGCGCAGGAAACAAGAGGCGTACGAGGAGTTCCTCAAAGAGAAGCTCATGGTTGACGAGATCATCAGGAAGATTTACGAGGAGGATCAGAT GGAGAGGCAGCTAAAACTGGAGAAGGTCAGAGCAACTCAGCAGCACATTGAGGAGTTCAAGAAGCAGCAGGCCGAGTGGAGACGCATGGAGCAAGAGAAGACGGAGGCCGAGAACAAACGCATCATGGAGTTTGCGAGCCAGCAGAACTACATGGAGGAGAACAGACTGGCtaagctcagagagagagaagaagcaaAGGAGCATCTTCATAAAATA CTGTCTGAGAAGATTGCAGAGGAGAGGCAGCAGCGTGAAGAGATGGAGCAAGTCCGGGAAGAACTTTATCtagaagaacaagaagaggcTAACAGGCAGAAGGAGATT CAAGAGATGGAGAATAAAATCCGACAGAGGCTGATGTTGCAGCAGACCTGCCAGCAGCAGATGGCCTTCAAACAGATGCGGAGGCaggcagagaaagaggaagaggagacctTCAGCAAAATGATGATGGCCAAGTTCGCAGAGGACGATAGGTTGGAGCAGATGAACGCCCAGAAACGACGCATGAAGCAACTCGAGCACAAACGGGAAGTGGAGAAACTGATAGAGTACAGAAGACGGCAGCGTGAGGCCGACTTG GAACTGGAGGCCAAAGAAAGAGCgatggagcaggagagggaggcgCAGCGTCGGCAGATCATCGAAGAGGAGAGGCAGCGATTACTTAAACGCCACGCAACTAAACTCCTGGGATACCTACCAAAG GGCTTGCTCCGTGAAGATGACCTGGAGCACTTTGACGAAGACTTCAGAAAAAACTTTAAAGCACGCCAGGCAGATGTCTTCTCTGGGGACGGCTGGGAAGAAGATGAGTAG
- the tex9 gene encoding testis-expressed protein 9 isoform X2 encodes MKDSTPKKRPSSSSKAEKSKRVEVRPQAKSASGPAKKHTDDLFAKEEQYKLLNAELEAKTADIVRQAEQLMREQSEVLSKPLSTLLLTDIEDEDESRIIKPQQCTVQEPGVGVKMVSTLRVTSTSHNMSTVKQGKEPHRKTATPKLAHVDDVAAVGDSADGFLAKTIRSMEEKMNDTVIHENVVEDVADADDNVGSAVSDAQIRVLKAKLRIMQEELDQLSCEYYKKDDENAKLGAKIKELEDDRARLQKTTNIQQTQIEKHRALAGESDKKCDGLQLQVSALNKEIENLNRSHKQAAAVHGTVEVRLNRALEEVERSKTQLNKMKQMNKDKISEEHQSKENLLAENKMLKKQKAELIVGFKKQLKLIDILKRQKMHFEAAKLLSFTEDEFMKALDWGKS; translated from the exons ATGAAAGACTCAACC CCCAAGAAACGTCCGTCTTCTAGCAGTAAGGCTGAGAAGTCCAAGAGGGTTGAAGTAAGACCGCAGGCAAAATCTGCCTCTGGTCCAGCAAAGAAGCACACTGATGACCTTTTTGCTAAGGAAGAACAATACAA ACTCTTAAATGCAGAGCTGGAAGCCAAAACAGCAGATATAGTGAGACAGGCAGAACAACTTATG AGAGAACAGAGTGAAGTTCTGTCCAAACCCTTATCAACACTCCTGCTCACAgacattgaggatgaagacgagTCAAG GATAATAAAGCCTCAACAGTGCACTGTGCAGGAGCCCGGTGTCGGTGTGAAG ATGGTGAGCACATTAAGagtcacatcaacatcacacaACATGAGCACTGTAAAACAAGGGAAAGAGCCTCACAGAAAAACAGC AACCCCAAAGTTGGCTCATGTGGATGATGTAGCCGCTGTAGGAGACTCAGCTGATGGTTTCCTGGCAAAGACGATACGTAGCATGGAGGAGAAGATGAACGACACCGTGATTCATGAAAATGTTgtggaggatgtggctgacgCTGATGACAATGTAGGATCAG CTGTTTCGGATGCTCAAATACGAGTTCTGAAGGCAAAACTACGGATCATGCAAGAGGAGCTGGATCAACTCTCATGTGAATATTATAAGAAG GACGATGAAAACGCCAAACTTGGTGCAAAAATTAAGGAGCTGGAGGATGATCGAGCCAGACTgcagaaaacaacaaacatccAGCAGACGCAGATCGAGAAGCACAGAGCGTTAGCAGGGGAGTCTGACAAGAAATGTGATGGTCTTCAACTGCAAGTGTCTGCTTTAAACAAG GAAATAGAAAATCTGAATAGATCCCACAAACAAGCAGCGGCCGTCCACGGCACCGTGGAGGTTCGTCTGAACAGAGCGTTGGAGGAGGTCGAGAGGTCAAAGACTCAACTCAACAAGATGAAACAGATGAACAAG GACAAGATAAGCGAGGAACATCAGAGTAAAGAAAATCTACTCGCTGAAAACAAAATGCTAAAAAAGCAGAAAGCAGAGCTCATCGTAGGATTCAAGAAACAGCTCAAGCTGATTGACATTCTCAAAAGACAAAAG aTGCATTTTGAAGCTGCGAAGCTGCTGTCGTTCACAGAAGACGAGTTCATGAAAGCTCTGGACTGGGGGAAGTCGTAA
- the tex9 gene encoding testis-expressed protein 9 isoform X1, whose translation MQPEVVAMQPEPRRLPVTMAERSCDKKLRPAQCVVSQPKKRPSSSSKAEKSKRVEVRPQAKSASGPAKKHTDDLFAKEEQYKLLNAELEAKTADIVRQAEQLMREQSEVLSKPLSTLLLTDIEDEDESRIIKPQQCTVQEPGVGVKMVSTLRVTSTSHNMSTVKQGKEPHRKTATPKLAHVDDVAAVGDSADGFLAKTIRSMEEKMNDTVIHENVVEDVADADDNVGSAVSDAQIRVLKAKLRIMQEELDQLSCEYYKKDDENAKLGAKIKELEDDRARLQKTTNIQQTQIEKHRALAGESDKKCDGLQLQVSALNKEIENLNRSHKQAAAVHGTVEVRLNRALEEVERSKTQLNKMKQMNKDKISEEHQSKENLLAENKMLKKQKAELIVGFKKQLKLIDILKRQKMHFEAAKLLSFTEDEFMKALDWGKS comes from the exons ATGCAACCAGAAGTAGTTGCTATGCAACCAGAGCCGCGTCGTCTCCCTGTGACAATGGCTGAGAGAAGTTGTGATAAAAAGCTCCGTCCGGCTCAGTGCGTCGTCTCACAG CCCAAGAAACGTCCGTCTTCTAGCAGTAAGGCTGAGAAGTCCAAGAGGGTTGAAGTAAGACCGCAGGCAAAATCTGCCTCTGGTCCAGCAAAGAAGCACACTGATGACCTTTTTGCTAAGGAAGAACAATACAA ACTCTTAAATGCAGAGCTGGAAGCCAAAACAGCAGATATAGTGAGACAGGCAGAACAACTTATG AGAGAACAGAGTGAAGTTCTGTCCAAACCCTTATCAACACTCCTGCTCACAgacattgaggatgaagacgagTCAAG GATAATAAAGCCTCAACAGTGCACTGTGCAGGAGCCCGGTGTCGGTGTGAAG ATGGTGAGCACATTAAGagtcacatcaacatcacacaACATGAGCACTGTAAAACAAGGGAAAGAGCCTCACAGAAAAACAGC AACCCCAAAGTTGGCTCATGTGGATGATGTAGCCGCTGTAGGAGACTCAGCTGATGGTTTCCTGGCAAAGACGATACGTAGCATGGAGGAGAAGATGAACGACACCGTGATTCATGAAAATGTTgtggaggatgtggctgacgCTGATGACAATGTAGGATCAG CTGTTTCGGATGCTCAAATACGAGTTCTGAAGGCAAAACTACGGATCATGCAAGAGGAGCTGGATCAACTCTCATGTGAATATTATAAGAAG GACGATGAAAACGCCAAACTTGGTGCAAAAATTAAGGAGCTGGAGGATGATCGAGCCAGACTgcagaaaacaacaaacatccAGCAGACGCAGATCGAGAAGCACAGAGCGTTAGCAGGGGAGTCTGACAAGAAATGTGATGGTCTTCAACTGCAAGTGTCTGCTTTAAACAAG GAAATAGAAAATCTGAATAGATCCCACAAACAAGCAGCGGCCGTCCACGGCACCGTGGAGGTTCGTCTGAACAGAGCGTTGGAGGAGGTCGAGAGGTCAAAGACTCAACTCAACAAGATGAAACAGATGAACAAG GACAAGATAAGCGAGGAACATCAGAGTAAAGAAAATCTACTCGCTGAAAACAAAATGCTAAAAAAGCAGAAAGCAGAGCTCATCGTAGGATTCAAGAAACAGCTCAAGCTGATTGACATTCTCAAAAGACAAAAG aTGCATTTTGAAGCTGCGAAGCTGCTGTCGTTCACAGAAGACGAGTTCATGAAAGCTCTGGACTGGGGGAAGTCGTAA